Proteins from a genomic interval of Collinsella sp. zg1085:
- the htpG gene encoding molecular chaperone HtpG — protein sequence MRAFKTESKKLLNLMINSIYTNKEIFLRELISNASDAVDKLNFKALTDSSIQINPDDLAVRLSFDKDARTLTISDNGIGMTAEELEQNLGTIAHSGSQEFKQEHAEHQGDDVDIIGQFGVGFYSAFMVASQVRVVSRAFGEDSAHVWESDGLEGYTIEDASRESHGTDVILTIRENEDATDSGLSERFDTYLSEWGLRDLVQRYSNYVRYPIQMMVTKSREKERPADAGDDYQPEYEDYQELETLNSMTPIWKKRSSDVSEEEYNEFYKASFHDWENPARSISFHAEGSLEYDALLYIPAKAPFDLYSRDYQKGLALYSSNVMIMEKCAELLPDYFNFVRGIVDSADVSLNISRETLQHDRQLRAIASRVEKKIASELVSLRDENRELYEQFFENFGRGLKFGIYQSYGAKAADLADLLLFWSAQQEKMITLAEYAAAMPDTQKAIYYAAGDNRERLAKMPVVKGVLARGYDVLLCTADVDEFTFQAMRNYQAHGLPKVYEDAAAAEAARKAQADGAEPELEDRTFELKNVASGDLDLATEDEKKDAEAATKEHENLFAAMKEALAGKVERVSVSARLAEAPACITTEGALSLEMEKVLARGPEADAGELPRSQRVLELNTKHAVFDKLVAAQAAGDAERVQLMAELLYDQALLVEGMLPEDPVAFAQRVCELM from the coding sequence ATGCGCGCGTTCAAAACAGAAAGCAAAAAACTGCTTAACCTCATGATTAACTCAATCTATACCAATAAAGAAATCTTTTTGCGTGAGCTAATCTCAAACGCTTCTGATGCGGTTGATAAGCTTAATTTTAAGGCTCTCACCGATTCAAGTATTCAGATTAACCCCGACGACCTAGCGGTTCGATTAAGTTTTGATAAGGACGCGCGTACACTTACCATTTCTGATAATGGTATTGGCATGACTGCTGAGGAGCTTGAGCAAAACTTGGGCACCATTGCGCATTCGGGCAGTCAAGAGTTTAAGCAAGAACATGCCGAGCATCAGGGCGACGACGTAGACATTATTGGCCAGTTTGGTGTTGGCTTTTATTCGGCCTTTATGGTTGCCTCGCAGGTTCGTGTGGTGAGCCGCGCGTTTGGCGAGGATAGCGCTCATGTTTGGGAGTCTGATGGTCTTGAAGGCTATACCATTGAAGACGCTTCGCGCGAGAGCCACGGCACTGACGTTATTCTGACAATCCGTGAAAATGAGGACGCCACAGACAGTGGGCTGAGCGAGCGTTTTGATACCTATCTGTCTGAGTGGGGGCTGCGCGATTTGGTGCAGCGTTATAGCAATTATGTGCGCTATCCCATTCAAATGATGGTAACAAAGAGCCGTGAAAAGGAGCGCCCTGCAGATGCTGGTGATGATTATCAGCCAGAATATGAGGATTACCAAGAGCTTGAGACGCTTAATTCCATGACACCTATCTGGAAAAAGCGCTCCTCTGATGTGAGTGAAGAAGAATATAACGAGTTTTATAAGGCAAGTTTTCATGATTGGGAAAATCCAGCGCGGAGTATTTCGTTTCATGCAGAAGGTAGCCTTGAGTATGATGCGCTGCTCTATATTCCTGCAAAGGCACCGTTTGACCTCTATAGCCGTGACTATCAAAAGGGACTAGCGCTGTATAGCTCAAACGTCATGATTATGGAAAAATGCGCTGAGTTGTTGCCGGATTATTTTAACTTTGTGCGCGGAATTGTAGATTCGGCAGATGTTTCACTCAATATTAGCCGTGAAACACTGCAACATGACCGTCAGTTGCGCGCCATAGCATCGCGTGTTGAGAAAAAGATTGCATCTGAGCTGGTAAGTCTCCGTGATGAGAATCGTGAGCTTTATGAGCAGTTCTTTGAAAACTTTGGTCGGGGTCTCAAGTTTGGAATTTATCAGAGCTACGGTGCTAAAGCTGCTGATTTGGCGGATTTGCTGCTGTTTTGGAGCGCTCAACAAGAAAAGATGATTACGCTTGCCGAGTATGCTGCCGCAATGCCCGATACGCAAAAGGCAATCTATTATGCAGCAGGTGATAATCGTGAGCGCTTGGCAAAGATGCCGGTGGTTAAGGGCGTGTTAGCGCGTGGCTATGATGTTTTGCTTTGCACCGCAGACGTTGATGAATTTACGTTCCAAGCTATGCGAAACTACCAGGCTCATGGTTTGCCAAAGGTATATGAAGATGCAGCAGCAGCCGAGGCAGCGCGCAAAGCGCAGGCTGACGGTGCAGAGCCGGAGCTTGAAGACCGCACGTTTGAGCTCAAAAACGTTGCGTCGGGTGACCTTGACCTAGCAACTGAGGACGAGAAGAAAGACGCAGAGGCTGCTACAAAAGAACATGAGAATCTTTTTGCAGCCATGAAAGAGGCACTTGCTGGCAAGGTAGAACGTGTAAGCGTTTCGGCGCGTCTTGCTGAGGCTCCTGCGTGCATTACCACCGAAGGCGCTTTGTCGCTTGAGATGGAAAAAGTGCTTGCACGCGGCCCTGAGGCAGATGCTGGTGAGTTGCCGCGTTCTCAGCGCGTGCTTGAGCTTAATACCAAGCATGCAGTTTTTGACAAGCTGGTAGCCGCACAGGCCGCAGGCGATGCAGAGCGCGTGCAGCTTATGGCCGAGTTGCTGTATGACCAAGCTTTGCTTGTTGAGGGCATGCTGCCCGAGGACCCAGTTGCCTTTGCTCAGCGTGTGTGCGAGTTGATGTAG
- a CDS encoding cell wall metabolism sensor histidine kinase WalK: MKFLEQADEKLPVSPFKSSGLAEFETQSSQRPSQEAQQLPQDMDAHHQEWESSTGDATSLNYEAQSTPTSQDIHLNAQMHSTDTVHTEVPAGQSEQQSQANESLPFAGKAERTYVQIAEDSDIESLARHLRSILDSRMVALVSFGILLVVLLGMLNIVPIVILVAAGYILSDRFVAVRRSLTIGSVAWLCVLGIGNILAGPLIFLEISLEFFFVVLGCVIAMGTCVAFFMARSVYYVGKARGKHEADTVIASHITERLIERPDDWGRPSADYLAVEGAVNQIRKRQQMTESALRDEARRKDDLVTYLAHDLKTPLASVVGYLSLLEEAPDLPAEQRAHFTGIALEKAHRLDALIEEFFDITRFDFHDIVLTRGFVSLNLMLAQVADEFYPTLTAQHKTVELQMSEKLTALIDGDKMARVFNNVMKNAIAYSYENSSIIIRATKQDQQICIAFENQGDPIPAPKLELIFEKFYRLDAARATHRGGAGLGLAIAKEIVTAHGGSISCISTPEHTMFSICLPIDNRSESRF, from the coding sequence ATGAAATTTCTTGAGCAGGCAGATGAAAAACTACCGGTGAGCCCTTTTAAGAGCTCTGGGTTGGCTGAGTTTGAGACACAATCGAGCCAGCGGCCATCTCAGGAAGCACAGCAGCTGCCTCAAGATATGGACGCGCACCATCAGGAGTGGGAGAGCTCTACTGGTGACGCAACATCTCTCAACTATGAGGCGCAGAGCACTCCAACGAGCCAGGATATACACCTTAACGCGCAGATGCATTCAACCGATACCGTGCATACAGAGGTGCCCGCGGGTCAGTCTGAGCAGCAGTCGCAGGCGAATGAAAGTTTGCCATTTGCCGGAAAGGCAGAGCGCACATACGTGCAAATTGCTGAGGATAGCGATATTGAGAGCTTAGCTCGGCATCTTCGTTCTATTCTTGATAGTCGCATGGTAGCTCTGGTAAGTTTTGGCATCTTGCTGGTAGTTCTACTTGGTATGTTGAATATTGTGCCAATTGTTATCCTTGTGGCCGCAGGTTATATTTTGTCTGATCGCTTTGTGGCAGTGCGTCGTTCTCTCACCATAGGAAGCGTTGCTTGGCTCTGTGTACTGGGAATAGGTAATATTCTTGCCGGACCGCTTATATTTTTAGAAATCAGCCTTGAGTTTTTCTTTGTTGTGCTTGGTTGTGTTATAGCAATGGGGACATGTGTGGCGTTTTTTATGGCGCGTTCTGTTTACTATGTGGGCAAGGCGCGTGGCAAACACGAGGCAGATACTGTCATTGCAAGTCATATTACCGAGCGATTGATTGAGCGCCCTGACGATTGGGGTCGCCCATCGGCCGATTATCTGGCTGTTGAGGGCGCTGTTAACCAGATTCGTAAACGCCAGCAAATGACTGAGTCAGCGCTTCGTGATGAGGCGCGTCGCAAAGATGACCTTGTGACCTATCTGGCACACGACCTTAAAACACCGCTTGCAAGTGTGGTGGGCTATCTGTCGCTGCTTGAGGAAGCGCCAGATTTGCCTGCTGAGCAGCGGGCTCACTTTACGGGCATCGCGCTTGAGAAGGCTCATCGCTTAGACGCTCTTATTGAGGAGTTTTTTGATATTACGCGCTTTGATTTTCACGATATTGTACTCACGCGTGGTTTTGTTTCGCTTAATTTGATGTTGGCGCAGGTGGCAGACGAGTTTTATCCTACGCTTACTGCTCAGCATAAGACGGTTGAGCTGCAGATGTCTGAAAAGCTCACGGCACTTATTGATGGCGATAAAATGGCACGCGTCTTTAATAATGTCATGAAAAATGCTATTGCCTATAGTTATGAAAACTCATCAATCATTATTAGAGCAACAAAACAAGACCAGCAGATATGCATAGCGTTTGAAAACCAAGGCGACCCAATTCCTGCACCAAAGCTTGAGCTTATCTTTGAGAAGTTTTATCGCTTGGATGCCGCGCGTGCTACACATAGAGGTGGTGCTGGTTTGGGGCTTGCCATTGCAAAAGAAATTGTCACCGCACATGGTGGCAGCATTAGTTGTATATCTACACCTGAACATACTATGTTTAGCATATGTCTACCTATTGACAATCGCTCGGAGTCCCGTTTTTAG
- a CDS encoding response regulator transcription factor codes for MGIHILVVDDERTITDLVGIYLKNEGFEVTLAYNGADAVKAILSQNFDLAVLDIMLPDIDGFELLRTIRADYTYPVIMLTARDAQQDKIEGLSLGADDYVVKPFRPLELVARVKAQLRRCLTYSSRDEREKDTSIISIDGLLINRNAHTVSVDERLVRLTPLEYSILLYLAEHRGHVVPVEELFSSVWNEEFMQGSNNTVMVHIRHLREKIGDSASSPRFIRNIWGVGYTIEASGSTA; via the coding sequence ATGGGGATACATATCTTAGTTGTCGATGATGAGCGCACCATTACCGATTTAGTGGGAATTTACCTAAAAAACGAGGGCTTTGAGGTTACGCTTGCATACAACGGTGCCGATGCGGTTAAAGCAATTCTTTCGCAGAACTTTGACCTTGCTGTACTTGATATTATGCTGCCAGACATCGATGGTTTTGAGTTGCTGCGTACAATCCGCGCAGATTATACCTATCCCGTTATCATGCTTACCGCTCGTGATGCTCAGCAAGACAAAATTGAAGGCTTGAGCCTTGGTGCCGATGACTATGTGGTAAAGCCTTTTCGCCCGCTTGAGTTGGTTGCCCGCGTAAAAGCTCAGCTTCGCCGGTGCTTGACCTATAGTTCGCGTGACGAGCGCGAAAAGGACACGAGTATTATTTCAATCGATGGACTTCTTATTAACCGCAATGCACATACGGTAAGTGTTGATGAACGGCTGGTTCGCCTGACACCGCTTGAGTATTCCATTTTGCTGTATTTAGCCGAGCATCGTGGGCATGTGGTTCCGGTTGAAGAATTGTTTAGCTCGGTATGGAACGAAGAGTTTATGCAGGGCTCTAACAATACGGTTATGGTGCACATTCGTCATCTGCGTGAAAAAATTGGAGACAGCGCTTCAAGCCCGCGCTTTATCCGAAATATCTGGGGTGTTGGCTACACCATTGAAGCAAGTGGCTCTACAGCTTAA
- a CDS encoding PadR family transcriptional regulator, translated as MDTQIKRGFLEACVLAALSKGESYGYRIIKDVPAVLELTESTLYPVLKRLEAAQAISAHSVEHNGRLRKYYGLTQTGRNQLSTFIAEWQQIDDIREFLFNAKESL; from the coding sequence ATGGATACCCAGATAAAACGCGGGTTTCTTGAAGCTTGTGTTCTAGCAGCGCTCAGCAAAGGCGAGTCCTATGGCTACCGCATCATTAAAGATGTGCCTGCTGTACTTGAGCTTACCGAGTCTACGCTGTATCCCGTCCTAAAACGACTTGAAGCGGCACAAGCGATTAGCGCACATTCCGTTGAACACAATGGCCGCCTGCGAAAATACTACGGTCTCACGCAGACCGGACGCAATCAGCTCTCCACATTCATTGCCGAATGGCAGCAAATCGATGACATTCGTGAATTTCTTTTTAATGCAAAGGAGTCTTTATGA
- a CDS encoding DUF1700 domain-containing protein, whose product MNKKAYLSALSDALSSLSPADRQESLDFYAEMIDERVADNMTEEEAVAELDEPAVAAETIINELPVVPRTVARGKRNYSKLFWILVILGSPLWLSILLALCMSVFTAVVIIWTCSFGFVIATGAFLFAPFIGIGSAVQAYIQGEQLFALWQLGSSLFVFGLGLCMLSTIRAVLIYPARWSKALFSWLRSLFKKEVSHGAK is encoded by the coding sequence ATGAACAAGAAAGCGTATCTGTCAGCTTTAAGCGACGCGCTTTCCAGCTTAAGCCCAGCTGATCGCCAAGAATCACTCGACTTTTACGCTGAAATGATTGATGAGCGCGTAGCCGATAACATGACCGAAGAAGAAGCGGTTGCCGAACTTGATGAGCCTGCAGTTGCGGCTGAGACTATCATCAATGAGCTACCCGTTGTGCCGCGAACCGTTGCTCGTGGTAAAAGAAACTATAGCAAGCTGTTTTGGATACTTGTTATTCTTGGCTCACCTTTGTGGCTAAGTATACTACTTGCGCTCTGCATGTCAGTATTTACAGCAGTTGTTATTATCTGGACCTGTAGTTTTGGATTTGTAATTGCAACCGGTGCTTTTTTATTCGCTCCTTTTATAGGTATCGGGAGTGCTGTTCAGGCATATATCCAGGGAGAGCAGCTTTTTGCCCTTTGGCAGTTAGGGAGCAGTTTATTCGTCTTTGGTCTCGGGCTTTGTATGCTTAGCACCATTCGTGCCGTGCTCATTTATCCCGCCCGTTGGTCTAAAGCCCTCTTCTCATGGCTGCGTTCTTTGTTTAAGAAAGAGGTTTCTCATGGAGCAAAATAA
- a CDS encoding isocitrate/isopropylmalate dehydrogenase family protein, producing MAHQVVCIPGDGIGPEIVEAMRRVVDATGVAIAWQVHEAGAAVMGEYGTPLPQHVLDAVAEVGVAIKGPITTPVGTGFRSVNVALRKHFDLYACVRPCLSQPGDGSRYQDIDLVIIRENTEDLYAGIEFAPQAPELEEIAKLVEGSGQASFRAGSALSLKPISVEGSRRIVRYAFEYARKCHRSKVTAVHKANIMKETDGLFLHVAEEVSSEYPDIAFDHRIVDATCMGLVQDPYQFDVLVLPNLYGDIVSDLSAGLVGGLGMAPGANIGEGAAIFEATHGSAPDIAGKDIANPTAEILSAAMMLDHLGEGQAAERIRAAVRQTLAIGTHVTGDVKRALTGTSDGAVGTQAFADAVIKQLEQV from the coding sequence GTGGCTCATCAGGTTGTTTGTATTCCCGGCGACGGTATTGGTCCTGAGATTGTTGAGGCTATGCGTCGGGTAGTTGATGCAACGGGCGTAGCCATTGCGTGGCAAGTGCACGAGGCGGGTGCTGCCGTTATGGGTGAATATGGTACGCCACTGCCTCAACATGTACTTGATGCGGTTGCTGAGGTAGGCGTTGCCATTAAAGGACCCATTACTACACCGGTGGGTACCGGTTTTCGGAGCGTCAATGTTGCTTTGCGTAAGCATTTTGACCTATATGCTTGCGTGCGCCCCTGCTTGTCGCAGCCCGGCGATGGCTCGCGCTATCAGGATATTGACCTTGTTATTATTCGTGAAAATACCGAAGACCTCTATGCTGGTATTGAGTTTGCGCCTCAGGCTCCTGAACTTGAAGAAATCGCTAAGCTTGTAGAAGGTTCTGGCCAGGCTAGCTTCCGTGCGGGTTCGGCGCTAAGTCTTAAACCCATCTCAGTTGAAGGCTCACGTCGTATTGTTCGCTACGCGTTTGAGTATGCGCGAAAATGTCATCGCTCAAAGGTGACTGCGGTGCATAAGGCAAATATCATGAAAGAAACCGATGGGCTGTTTTTGCATGTAGCAGAAGAGGTTTCATCTGAATATCCCGATATTGCCTTTGACCACAGAATTGTTGACGCAACCTGTATGGGACTGGTGCAAGACCCTTATCAATTTGATGTTTTGGTATTACCTAATCTATATGGCGATATTGTATCTGACCTTAGTGCGGGCTTAGTGGGCGGTCTGGGCATGGCTCCCGGAGCCAACATTGGTGAGGGTGCTGCTATTTTTGAGGCAACGCATGGGTCTGCGCCTGATATTGCAGGCAAAGACATTGCAAATCCCACGGCTGAAATATTATCGGCAGCGATGATGCTAGACCATCTGGGCGAAGGACAGGCGGCAGAGCGTATTCGTGCAGCAGTGCGCCAAACGCTTGCAATAGGCACGCATGTGACTGGTGATGTGAAACGGGCATTGACGGGCACATCTGATGGCGCGGTGGGAACGCAGGCGTTCGCTGATGCGGTTATTAAGCAGCTAGAACAGGTGTAG
- a CDS encoding NAD(P)-dependent oxidoreductase, whose protein sequence is MSKSKHSVAFIGLGIMGAPIAGHILDAGFPLTVYARHPEQAANLVERGATLVESPAAAAAAADVVFTMVGFPSDVEEVYLSSEGVFAGAKPGTTLIDLTTSSPQLAEELAAAAEERKLLAFDCPVTGGDTGAQLGSLTLIVGATEETIAPVRDVLESFSAHIHCFGAPGRGQAAKLANQVALAGSLMGMADALSLAQQSGLNLEQVQAMICEGTGQSGAMKTLAPSAMVGDYRPGFKVMHMLKDIGLALQAAEDKEIALPGADTAFTLLDMLDAIGGSDLGVQAITLLYQEEAEAVAAGLDWSRYTTQAEDGCECGHEHGEEGCGCAHDAGEAHEHSCACGGHGHHHSHECSCNHEHHHHHHGHHEEA, encoded by the coding sequence ATGTCCAAGAGTAAGCACTCAGTTGCCTTTATAGGTCTGGGTATCATGGGAGCGCCTATTGCAGGCCATATTTTAGACGCGGGCTTTCCGCTTACCGTGTATGCTCGCCATCCTGAGCAGGCAGCAAATTTAGTAGAGCGCGGGGCAACGCTTGTCGAAAGCCCTGCGGCTGCAGCTGCTGCGGCAGATGTGGTTTTTACCATGGTAGGCTTTCCCAGTGACGTTGAAGAGGTCTATCTCTCAAGCGAGGGTGTTTTTGCAGGTGCTAAACCTGGTACTACACTTATTGACCTTACCACCAGCTCGCCACAGCTTGCTGAAGAGCTTGCCGCTGCTGCCGAGGAGCGCAAACTTTTGGCTTTTGATTGTCCAGTCACTGGCGGCGATACGGGGGCTCAGCTTGGCAGCTTGACCTTAATTGTGGGAGCTACCGAAGAAACAATTGCTCCTGTACGCGATGTACTTGAGAGCTTCAGCGCACATATTCATTGCTTTGGTGCGCCGGGTCGTGGACAGGCAGCTAAGCTTGCAAATCAGGTTGCGTTGGCAGGCTCATTGATGGGTATGGCTGATGCTTTGTCGTTAGCACAGCAGTCTGGGTTGAATCTTGAGCAGGTACAGGCCATGATTTGCGAGGGCACTGGGCAATCAGGCGCTATGAAAACCCTTGCTCCATCAGCGATGGTAGGTGACTATCGTCCGGGCTTTAAGGTCATGCATATGCTTAAAGACATTGGTCTTGCCCTTCAGGCAGCAGAGGATAAAGAGATTGCACTTCCCGGTGCCGATACCGCTTTTACCTTGCTTGACATGCTTGATGCTATTGGCGGCTCAGATTTGGGCGTACAGGCCATTACCTTGCTGTATCAAGAAGAAGCTGAGGCAGTTGCTGCGGGTCTTGATTGGTCGCGCTATACAACGCAGGCCGAGGATGGCTGCGAGTGCGGTCACGAGCATGGCGAAGAGGGTTGTGGCTGTGCGCATGATGCTGGTGAGGCTCATGAGCACAGCTGTGCATGTGGTGGGCATGGGCATCATCATTCTCACGAATGTTCGTGCAACCATGAGCACCATCATCACCATCACGGACACCATGAGGAAGCCTAA
- a CDS encoding DegV family protein: protein MSNTTQANRPHGRCRIVVDTCADLTPEIAGTLDVDILGFPYILDGVEYIDDLWTTTTPHEFYNRLRAGAKASTSAVSLGRYLEFFEQCAQEGTPTVYLCFTSALSSSFDSACRAADEVRRHHPDFELYVVDNALPCACGGLLALEAVRQRSAGLTARELAAWADEAKTYIHGYFTLESLDALAQGGRIPPAAAQLSSKLDIKPVLSFDLAGSLSLIGVNRGRKKALKALLALFKENYVLDRSMPMAVVSSDAEKDADWLEAALRKEDGCADLTILRGSVGPTIGAHVGAGMVAVLFWGKDRAEKISLSDRIAKRIRGK, encoded by the coding sequence ATGAGTAATACCACGCAGGCAAACAGACCCCACGGTCGTTGTCGTATTGTGGTCGATACCTGTGCTGATTTGACCCCAGAAATAGCAGGAACCCTAGACGTTGATATTTTGGGTTTTCCCTACATCTTAGATGGGGTTGAGTATATCGACGATTTATGGACAACAACAACGCCGCATGAGTTTTATAACCGCTTGCGCGCTGGTGCAAAAGCCTCAACCTCTGCGGTTTCGCTTGGGCGCTACCTTGAGTTTTTTGAGCAATGCGCACAGGAAGGCACGCCAACGGTTTATCTGTGTTTTACAAGTGCCCTATCTTCAAGCTTTGACTCGGCTTGTCGTGCAGCAGATGAGGTACGCCGGCATCACCCCGATTTTGAACTGTATGTGGTTGATAATGCCCTGCCTTGCGCCTGCGGTGGGCTCTTGGCACTAGAGGCAGTTCGCCAGCGCTCAGCGGGCTTAACCGCTCGTGAGCTTGCTGCATGGGCAGATGAGGCAAAAACCTATATTCATGGCTATTTTACGCTTGAGAGCCTTGATGCCTTGGCGCAAGGTGGCCGCATTCCACCTGCCGCGGCGCAGCTTTCAAGCAAGCTTGATATTAAGCCTGTGCTGAGCTTTGATTTAGCAGGCTCTTTGTCGCTGATAGGTGTTAATCGGGGTCGCAAAAAGGCCTTGAAGGCGTTGTTGGCACTTTTTAAGGAAAACTATGTGCTCGACCGCAGCATGCCTATGGCTGTGGTGTCATCAGATGCAGAAAAAGACGCTGATTGGCTTGAAGCAGCCCTTCGCAAAGAAGATGGTTGCGCTGATTTAACTATTTTACGCGGTTCAGTAGGCCCAACCATTGGTGCGCACGTAGGAGCCGGTATGGTTGCGGTTTTATTTTGGGGCAAAGACCGTGCAGAAAAGATTTCATTGTCAGATCGTATTGCTAAGCGTATACGTGGTAAGTAG
- the hpf gene encoding ribosome hibernation-promoting factor, HPF/YfiA family — translation MDIKVSGRKTTVTDALHAHVQEKIGEACKVFDIDPMTVDVVLRYEKNPSNPEPAIVEATVRVRGSVIRVAEHGSDMYAAIDAAADKISRQMRKFKTKVIDNRQSAASVAQALPAERVEDLADLLLPEDEDDQLVREKIIEISPMTEEQALVQTDLLGHDFYVFENATTGLINVVYHRKNGGYGIIKPKIETLDE, via the coding sequence ATGGATATCAAGGTTTCAGGTCGCAAGACTACCGTAACCGACGCTTTGCACGCGCATGTACAAGAAAAGATTGGCGAGGCCTGCAAGGTCTTTGACATCGACCCTATGACGGTCGATGTTGTTTTGCGCTACGAGAAAAATCCTTCAAATCCTGAGCCAGCTATTGTTGAGGCAACGGTTCGAGTGCGTGGTTCGGTTATTCGTGTAGCGGAGCACGGTTCTGATATGTATGCGGCAATTGACGCAGCAGCCGATAAGATTAGCCGTCAAATGCGCAAGTTTAAGACCAAGGTTATCGATAACCGTCAAAGCGCAGCTTCGGTAGCACAGGCACTGCCTGCTGAGCGGGTTGAAGATTTAGCCGATTTATTGCTGCCAGAAGATGAAGATGACCAGCTTGTTCGTGAGAAGATTATTGAGATTTCACCTATGACCGAAGAGCAGGCTCTCGTGCAGACTGACCTTTTGGGTCATGACTTTTATGTCTTTGAAAATGCAACCACTGGTTTAATCAATGTGGTCTATCACCGTAAGAATGGTGGATATGGCATTATCAAGCCAAAAATTGAGACGCTTGACGAGTAA
- a CDS encoding ABC transporter substrate-binding protein — MLDLRRYKAQYLLGVVLVFLSVSGLSGCALLTPARSEVPADTVRAKLKAPTLATDKVLTIGIPANDAPQVATDSQGKLTGYYVDLGLALAKKLGLKASFMPGSSPDKAGLSGGPDIYLGASATGRYTTAVVTSSILQDAPALFAKKGQNSSVGAAQLQGASIAVQGGSAAQDALTKTGIVADEVIVTNINDAFKAVAEGRASYALCRADAGAFIARTFEDMHFVGTLGSAEILGFAARTGSSELIAQVSQALSALESDGTIDAIYQAWYGALPRTLNESLVNGIMITNSNSSQQSLTQVSATPSNLSSPSR; from the coding sequence ATGTTAGACCTGCGCCGCTATAAAGCTCAGTATCTGCTCGGGGTAGTGCTTGTTTTCCTGAGCGTGAGTGGCCTGAGCGGTTGTGCGCTTCTTACACCAGCTCGTTCAGAGGTGCCCGCCGATACGGTACGTGCTAAGTTAAAAGCGCCAACACTTGCAACAGATAAGGTCTTAACCATAGGGATTCCTGCAAATGATGCGCCACAAGTTGCAACCGATTCACAAGGCAAACTGACAGGCTATTATGTTGACCTTGGCTTGGCTCTAGCAAAAAAGCTGGGGCTCAAAGCGTCGTTTATGCCGGGAAGCTCTCCGGATAAAGCCGGCTTGAGTGGCGGTCCAGACATCTATTTGGGTGCGTCTGCAACTGGCAGATACACAACAGCGGTGGTAACGTCTTCAATTTTGCAAGATGCACCAGCACTGTTTGCAAAAAAGGGTCAGAATAGCTCTGTAGGCGCCGCTCAGCTACAAGGCGCGAGCATTGCGGTTCAAGGCGGTTCTGCTGCACAAGATGCTCTTACAAAGACAGGCATTGTCGCTGATGAGGTTATAGTGACCAATATTAACGATGCATTTAAGGCCGTTGCTGAGGGGCGGGCAAGCTATGCGCTTTGTCGTGCTGATGCGGGTGCTTTTATAGCTCGAACCTTTGAAGATATGCATTTTGTTGGAACCCTTGGGTCGGCTGAGATTTTGGGTTTTGCTGCTCGCACGGGCTCCTCTGAGCTTATTGCTCAGGTTTCACAGGCGCTTTCGGCGCTTGAATCAGATGGCACGATTGATGCAATTTATCAGGCTTGGTATGGAGCGCTGCCACGTACGCTCAATGAGTCGCTGGTCAACGGCATTATGATTACCAATTCCAATAGCTCTCAGCAAAGTTTGACACAGGTGAGCGCAACACCTTCCAATCTGTCAAGTCCTAGTCGGTAA
- a CDS encoding ComF family protein, with product MCKATQVPHLATGKHRWLERSVKHVLEALSPMRCVACEQPGSLLCNACCSKLIPIESAGACPYCGAPAGALLCTECRGVAGVCERVLAAVTFEGVAARLVKAYKDEGERPAAELIAGFMYDALEQAAAHKSHAWNQYLARCNALSFVPATRVAYARRGFDHMEAIATWICHYSNLELADTLIKLSRGDQRMRNRAERLAPGTQNFKVEHSVENQHILLIDDVLTTGATLNRAAQCLIDAGAASVVGLVFARVW from the coding sequence ATGTGCAAAGCTACACAAGTCCCACACCTCGCAACAGGCAAACATCGCTGGCTTGAGCGCTCAGTCAAGCATGTACTTGAAGCTCTCTCACCTATGCGCTGTGTTGCCTGCGAACAACCCGGGAGCCTCTTGTGTAATGCCTGCTGCTCGAAACTTATTCCTATTGAATCTGCTGGTGCCTGCCCATATTGTGGAGCCCCAGCCGGAGCACTTCTCTGCACCGAATGCCGCGGAGTTGCTGGCGTATGCGAGCGCGTATTGGCTGCAGTAACGTTTGAAGGAGTGGCAGCGCGTCTTGTAAAAGCTTACAAAGATGAAGGAGAGCGCCCAGCTGCTGAGCTTATTGCTGGTTTTATGTATGACGCGCTTGAACAAGCCGCAGCTCACAAGTCTCATGCTTGGAACCAGTATCTTGCGCGCTGCAACGCACTGAGTTTTGTACCAGCAACGCGCGTGGCCTATGCTCGGCGTGGCTTTGACCATATGGAAGCTATTGCAACCTGGATTTGTCACTACAGCAATCTTGAGCTTGCCGACACGCTTATCAAGCTGAGCCGAGGCGACCAGCGCATGCGCAATCGAGCAGAGCGACTTGCTCCAGGCACGCAAAACTTCAAAGTTGAACACTCTGTAGAAAACCAGCATATCTTGCTGATTGATGATGTCTTAACTACCGGAGCTACCCTTAACCGTGCAGCGCAATGCCTTATTGATGCAGGAGCAGCATCAGTTGTTGGTCTTGTATTTGCCCGCGTTTGGTAG